The genomic region TCTTTCGATCACCATGCACGTTATCCATTTTATAGATAACACCACTAAATCTTCTTGAATTCAAAATGTGATCAAATGATATAGGTTTAGCAGAGTTTAATGTATTAAAAGCTTTTGCATTGTGCAACAACTCTCTTACATCTGGATAGTAAATCCAGAACAATTCGATTCCTTTTGGATCATCCATGAAGTTAACATCTGGCGTAACCGGAGCTATACCTAAAATACGATATCTCATTTCGCCTTGACGAGTATCTAAGTACCATAATCCTCTTACATTGTAAGCAGACACATTATCTGCACCTATAGAGGTTTTAGTAATATACTCAGCATCAACACGACCTTCTGCATTAAACTGCTCAATACCATAGTCTGAAGTATCTACTCTAGAGAGAGAAGTTTCAATATCTGCAAATTCTCTTTTTTCATTAAAATAAGAGTCTGAATAAAGGTCTATTTCACCATTTCTTGCAGCAGCAGCTATCACGTGAAATAATGCACGACGCTCCTTACCTACATAATTAGTATCAATAGGATAATACAATGGAAAGTTTACTCTTTCATCAAGATCTATCTTTTCCCAAGTAGTTCTTGACCAAAGCACGTCACGATCACCAATGAAACCATAAGGTAACGGTGTATCGTTATCGTTCTCCGTTTGAGAGGCAGTTTTCTTACCTATCTCATTAGGGTCCTTTGCATTA from Nonlabens arenilitoris harbors:
- the gldN gene encoding gliding motility protein GldN, whose amino-acid sequence is MNKLFVFVLGLMLTSSAFAQNNILNAKDPNEIGKKTASQTENDNDTPLPYGFIGDRDVLWSRTTWEKIDLDERVNFPLYYPIDTNYVGKERRALFHVIAAAARNGEIDLYSDSYFNEKREFADIETSLSRVDTSDYGIEQFNAEGRVDAEYITKTSIGADNVSAYNVRGLWYLDTRQGEMRYRILGIAPVTPDVNFMDDPKGIELFWIYYPDVRELLHNAKAFNTLNSAKPISFDHILNSRRFSGVIYKMDNVHGDRKIEAYIADNSMMQLLESERLKDIIRNKEIDMWNY